The genomic stretch TTCCTCTGCCTTCCTAACACCTTGAAGCAGAGCGCGCATGCCGGCGTCCTCTCGTTCATCCATATTTCTGGTTTCACCAAGTAGAACCCAAGTTTCGTATCCACCTTCACCGAGCTCCCCTTGTTGGATTGCTGCTTCAAGCATCAAGGCGGCTTCCGATAATGACCCGTTGTTTTCAAGCAGTGCTTTTGCTTCTCCCAAAAGCGAGCGTGACGAGGAAGGGTCGAGATATTTGTTATTTGGTTCTAGAAAGGATTCAATCGGACATGCACAATTTAATAAAGTTAGATTCATCATACCGAAGGTATAATCTCCCAACAGAGGGATGCCTTCGCCATCAAATTTCATGCCTTGGTCAAAGGTGTCCTCAAAATTACCCAAACCTCCTTCCCATGCTTTCTGCATATTTGCTCCATAGTCTTCAAGTTCGTCTCGCTGTGCATTCATTAACTGTGAGAATTCAGCCTCCCATTTTGCCATATCTTCCTTTGGCGGCGGAAGTTCCGAGTTCTGTAAGTGATCCCACACCCTGACGATGAAAAAGGTCAGTTAATCTGCGCCAgatgaaaaacaaaaaagtaACAACGAACTTTTGGAAATCTGTACCAAGTTCTTCGTTTTCTCCGTTGAGGGTGGCGTTTTTCAAAGCCTCTTCTAGACTAGCAACGGTATCGTCTACTTCCTCTATACGTGAAGTCTGAGCCTCTTTGGGTCCAAAAGACTCTGCGATTTGAGCAAAGGCGGCCTCGAAATCGACTTCCCTGGCCTTGCCTTTTCCCTGATCGGAAACATTCATGTTTGGATTAAGTCCATATTGCATAGGGGGGCTATTCATGCCATACATCCCCAGGCCCACTGGCATAGAATTTCCATACATTGGCTGCATGTAAGATGGACGCTGTTGATCTGGATGTTGGTCAGTCATAAGTCAAATGGATAGTGTTCTACAAGACATACATTCAGGTCTACTCGGTATACCCTGTTGCAATGGAGCTGCTGAAGAATTTGTCTGGGGTGCATTACTGAATTCCGTGGCCCACGCGGCTTTCGCAGAATCTTCGAAGGCCCGcatttgttgttgctgctgctccaTAGCCCACGCTTGACCCATCCCTGATCTCGCATTTGCTTCAGACATACGAGCGAGATCAGCAGGATGCTGCATAGAAAATCCGGGTACCAATCCGTGAGAGCTTCCTTCAAAGAATTGGCGAGCAAGGGCCAAGTCTTGTTCATTGGCGGGAATAGATGACGAACTTCCAGGAAGTTGGTGAAGCTACAGCTCAACTGTTGGTGATGATATCACGATGCAATAAAATAGTTTTGCGTACTCTAGATGTTGACGGCCCCGATAGTCTGTCCTACAGGTGACTAAGAATCGCCGACTTGCAAAGTGCAGATACCCATCTAAACTCACCTGCTGAAGGCTACGATCGCCTTCAGTGTGCTTCAAAACTTGAGAGAGTGGATTTGATGGTGCAGCACATTCTGATCCAGAGATGAGACCTTGGAATGACATTGGAATGGGTATGATGAACAACGACGAAAAGCAGTCGCGCAACTGACGAAGATCAAAAGTTGCGGGGTTTAGCTTACAGCCGGTCCGGAAAGTAATCACGGGAAAGATTGATGACAAAGCAGTGCGGACTCTGAATAGGGACCACACCCTGCTCTTGCTCCTCGCCCTTTGCTTCAATTTCTTTCCTCTCTGACAACAC from Psilocybe cubensis strain MGC-MH-2018 chromosome 2, whole genome shotgun sequence encodes the following:
- a CDS encoding Peroxisomal targeting signal receptor yields the protein MAPVVSRESQEAPDVRVLSERKEIEAKGEEQEQGVVPIQSLISGSECAAPSNPLSQVLKHTEGDRSLQQLHQLPGSSSSIPANEQDLALARQFFEGSSHGLVPGFSMQHPADLARMSEANARSGMGQAWAMEQQQQQMRAFEDSAKAAWATEFSNAPQTNSSAAPLQQGIPSRPEYQQRPSYMQPMYGNSMPVGLGMYGMNSPPMQYGLNPNMNVSDQGKGKAREVDFEAAFAQIAESFGPKEAQTSRIEEVDDTVASLEEALKNATLNGENEELGTDFQKVWDHLQNSELPPPKEDMAKWEAEFSQLMNAQRDELEDYGANMQKAWEGGLGNFEDTFDQGMKFDGEGIPLLGDYTFEPNNKYLDPSSSRSLLGEAKALLENNGSLSEAALMLEAAIQQGELGEGGYETWVLLGETRNMDEREDAGMRALLQGVRKAEENGTPGAGMLSLAISFTNESYDRASHTMLMRWFRARYPDVQIPEETIRAISTNSSWDTHGRITELFLDLARTQHGKDQMDPELQIALGVLFYTNAEYERAQDCFVAALNARPKDYLLWNRLGSSLSNGNKPEEALGAYREALQLRPTYTRAIYNVGVACLNIGADHEAAEHFLSALSLQESTSGDTSDQLWFTLRRAFLSMKRNDLADLAKPEAKSSLDIFRREGFDF